The following are encoded together in the Glycine soja cultivar W05 chromosome 5, ASM419377v2, whole genome shotgun sequence genome:
- the LOC114412606 gene encoding bidirectional sugar transporter N3-like: MAIFNGHNHLALGFGMLGNVISFMVYLAPLPTFYRIYKKKSTEGFQSLPYLVALFSSMLWLYYASLKPADATLLITINSLGCVIEIVYIIMFTIYATKDARNLTVKLFMVMNVGSFALIFLVTYFAMHGSLRVQVVGWVCVSIAVGVFAAPLSIVAQVIRTKNVEFMPFNLSLFLTISAVMWFFYGLLLKDICIAIPNILGFTLGLLQMLLYAIYRNGKTNNKEVVTKEEHALEAMKNVVVVNPLGTCEVYPVIGKEINNNGQGIEGAEEKEKGVELGKECPV, from the exons ATGGCTATTTTCAACGGTCACAATCATTTGGCTTTAGGTTTTGGCATGCTAG GTAACGTCATTTCATTCATGGTGTACTTGGCACCCCT GCCAACATTTTACCGAATATACAAAAAGAAATCCACAGAAGGTTTCCAATCACTGCCTTACCTGGTGGCACTCTTCAGTTCCATGCTTTGGCTATACTATGCCTCACTCAAGCCAGCTGATGCTACTCTCCTCATTACCATTAATTCATTGGGTTGTGTCATTGAGATTGTTTATATTATCATGTTCACAATCTATGCCACCAAAGATGCCCGG AACTTAACCGTTAAATTATTTATGGTGATGAACGTGGGTTCCTTCGCCTTGATCTTCCTCGTCACCTACTTTGCTATGCATGGCTCCCTCCGTGTCCAAGTCGTTGGATGGGTTTGTGTATCTATTGCAGTAGGTGTTTTTGCGGCACCTCTCAGCATTGTG GCTCAGGTTATTCGAACCAAGAATGTGGAGTTTATGCCGTTTAACTTGTCACTTTTCCTCACCATAAGTGCCGTAATGTGGTTTTTCTATGGTCTTTTACTCAAGGACATATGCATTGCT ATCCCGAATATTCTCGGGTTCACATTGGGACTACTTCAGATGCTGCTCTATGCAATTTACCGGAATGGTAAAACCAACAATAAGGAAGTTGTTACAAAGGAGGAGCATGCACTAGAGGCAATGAAAAACGTTGTCGTGGTGAACCCGTTGGGAACGTGTGAAGTGTACCCAGTTATCGGTAAAGAGATCAATAACAATGGACAAGGAATAGAAGGTGCTGAAGAGAAGGAGAAAGGCGTGGAATTAGGCAAGGAATGCCCAGTGTGA
- the LOC114412608 gene encoding bZIP transcription factor 12-like isoform X3 gives MASSKLVSTNPDLPRDPSSSSSSSSSISPLSSLLSDLHPMDDLLKSITPNSVDDFWKGIAAASTDNAGGVTLEDFLTKAIPVTEEDVRGAPPPPPSFLPFPAEGSSSSVEPFANNGVGSAPSNSVQKGKRRAVEEPVDKATLQKLRRMIKNRESAARSRERKQAYTSELEYLVHQLEQENARLLKEEAEMRRQRKKHVCTISLSASFQLR, from the exons ATGGCGTCGTCGAAGCTTGTCTCGACGAATCCGGATCTTCCACGGGAcccttcttcttcatcatcttcgtcttcttctatatctcccctttcttctcttctctccgATCTGCACCCCATGGACGACCTCCTCAAGTCCATCACCCCCAATTCCGTCGACGACTTCTGGAAGGGGATCGCTGCCGCCTCCACCGACAATGCCGGCGGCGTGACCCTCGAGGATTTCCTCACCAAGGCCATCCCCGTCACAGAGGAAGACGTCAGAGgtgctcctcctcctcctccttcttttCTCCCCTTCCCTGCCGAAGGCTCTTCCTCCTCCGTTGAGCCTTTCGCTAATAATGGCGTTGGCAGCGCGCCCTCAAACTCGGTTCAGAAAGGGAAGAGAAGGGCCGTGGAGGAACCGGTTGACAAGGCAACGCTTCAGAAGCTGAGGAGGATGATCAAGAATAGAGAGTCTGCTGCTAGGTCCAGGGAGCGCAAGCAG GCTTACACATCTGAGCTTGAGTATCTGGTTCACCAGCTAGAGCAAGAGAATGCGCGGTTATTAAAGGAAGAG GCTGAGATGAGAAGACAGAGGAAAAAGCACGTATGTACTAT CTCTTTGAGTGCATCATTCCAATTGAGGTGA
- the LOC114412607 gene encoding probable U3 small nucleolar RNA-associated protein 11 gives MSSLRNAIPRRAHKERSQPSSRKKFGLLEKHKDYVQRAKAFHKKEGTLRKLREKAANRNEDEFYFKMVRTKTVDGVHKPESEANKYTQQELMLMKTQDMGYILQKIQSERNKIERLTASLHSIDKQPVNKHVLFAEEREEAKELESQYQKSKIPFTSEDIPAGIKRKTAQSYQELEARRSRLNQLEKIYMDMAMQKELQKKGRKRKLGEDEIVCPTSKPVYKWCAERKR, from the exons ATGTCTTCTCTTCGAAACGCCATTCCTAGGCGTGCTCACAAAGAGCGTTCTCAACC gTCGTCGAGGAAAAAATTCGGCCTGTTAGAAAAGCACAAAGACTATGTCCAGCGCGCTAAAGCATTCCACAAGAAAGAAGGCACTTTGCGG AAACTTAGGGAAAAAGCTGCAAATAGAAATGAAGATGAGTTTTACTTCAAGATGGTTAGAACAAAAACCGTTGATGGAGTTCATAAACCAGA GAGTGAAGCGAATAAGTACACTCAGCAAGAGCTTATGCTGATGAAGACTCAGGATATGGGTTACATTCTCCAGAAGATTCAGAGTGAGAGAAAT AAAATTGAAAGGCTTACTGCCTCGCTGCACTCTATCGATAAACAGCCAGTGAACAAGCATGTTTTGTTTGCCGAGGAGAG GGAAGAGGCTAAAGAGTTAGAATCACAATatcaaaaaagtaaaattcCATTTACTTCTGAAGATATTCCTGCTGGCATTAAGAG gAAAACAGCTCAGTCTTACCAAGAGTTGGAAGCAAGGAGAAGTAGACTCAACCAACTAGAGAAAATCTACATGGATATGGCAATGCAGAAGGAGTTGCAG AAAAAAGGCAGGAAGCGCAAACTAGGTGAAGACGAGATTGTCTGTCCAACCTCTAAACCGGTATACAAGTGGTGTGCTGAAAGAAAACGATGA
- the LOC114412608 gene encoding bZIP transcription factor 12-like isoform X2: MASSKLVSTNPDLPRDPSSSSSSSSSISPLSSLLSDLHPMDDLLKSITPNSVDDFWKGIAAASTDNAGGVTLEDFLTKAIPVTEEDVRGAPPPPPSFLPFPAEGSSSSVEPFANNGVGSAPSNSVQKGKRRAVEEPVDKATLQKLRRMIKNRESAARSRERKQAYTSELEYLVHQLEQENARLLKEELFECIIPIEVMPKPKKKLRRVNSAQSL, encoded by the exons ATGGCGTCGTCGAAGCTTGTCTCGACGAATCCGGATCTTCCACGGGAcccttcttcttcatcatcttcgtcttcttctatatctcccctttcttctcttctctccgATCTGCACCCCATGGACGACCTCCTCAAGTCCATCACCCCCAATTCCGTCGACGACTTCTGGAAGGGGATCGCTGCCGCCTCCACCGACAATGCCGGCGGCGTGACCCTCGAGGATTTCCTCACCAAGGCCATCCCCGTCACAGAGGAAGACGTCAGAGgtgctcctcctcctcctccttcttttCTCCCCTTCCCTGCCGAAGGCTCTTCCTCCTCCGTTGAGCCTTTCGCTAATAATGGCGTTGGCAGCGCGCCCTCAAACTCGGTTCAGAAAGGGAAGAGAAGGGCCGTGGAGGAACCGGTTGACAAGGCAACGCTTCAGAAGCTGAGGAGGATGATCAAGAATAGAGAGTCTGCTGCTAGGTCCAGGGAGCGCAAGCAG GCTTACACATCTGAGCTTGAGTATCTGGTTCACCAGCTAGAGCAAGAGAATGCGCGGTTATTAAAGGAAGAG CTCTTTGAGTGCATCATTCCAATTGAGGTGATGCCTAAACCGAAGAAAAAACTTCGGAGAGTAAATTCAGCACAATCATTGTGA
- the LOC114412608 gene encoding bZIP transcription factor 12-like isoform X1: MASSKLVSTNPDLPRDPSSSSSSSSSISPLSSLLSDLHPMDDLLKSITPNSVDDFWKGIAAASTDNAGGVTLEDFLTKAIPVTEEDVRGAPPPPPSFLPFPAEGSSSSVEPFANNGVGSAPSNSVQKGKRRAVEEPVDKATLQKLRRMIKNRESAARSRERKQAYTSELEYLVHQLEQENARLLKEEAEMRRQRKKHLFECIIPIEVMPKPKKKLRRVNSAQSL; encoded by the exons ATGGCGTCGTCGAAGCTTGTCTCGACGAATCCGGATCTTCCACGGGAcccttcttcttcatcatcttcgtcttcttctatatctcccctttcttctcttctctccgATCTGCACCCCATGGACGACCTCCTCAAGTCCATCACCCCCAATTCCGTCGACGACTTCTGGAAGGGGATCGCTGCCGCCTCCACCGACAATGCCGGCGGCGTGACCCTCGAGGATTTCCTCACCAAGGCCATCCCCGTCACAGAGGAAGACGTCAGAGgtgctcctcctcctcctccttcttttCTCCCCTTCCCTGCCGAAGGCTCTTCCTCCTCCGTTGAGCCTTTCGCTAATAATGGCGTTGGCAGCGCGCCCTCAAACTCGGTTCAGAAAGGGAAGAGAAGGGCCGTGGAGGAACCGGTTGACAAGGCAACGCTTCAGAAGCTGAGGAGGATGATCAAGAATAGAGAGTCTGCTGCTAGGTCCAGGGAGCGCAAGCAG GCTTACACATCTGAGCTTGAGTATCTGGTTCACCAGCTAGAGCAAGAGAATGCGCGGTTATTAAAGGAAGAG GCTGAGATGAGAAGACAGAGGAAAAAGCAC CTCTTTGAGTGCATCATTCCAATTGAGGTGATGCCTAAACCGAAGAAAAAACTTCGGAGAGTAAATTCAGCACAATCATTGTGA